Part of the Tamandua tetradactyla isolate mTamTet1 chromosome X, mTamTet1.pri, whole genome shotgun sequence genome, TTGGTTAGGTTGGGGTTGACTTAAATCAGAAAAGGGAGAAATCTTAGGCCCTGCCAGATGACAGTATGAGGTTCTTCCACAGACCAGGAAGAAGGGGACCCCACAAAGTCTGCAACCCTTGCCTGCAATCAGCTCTGATAGGCCCAAGCAGAAACAACCATATGAGATATACCTGTACTTCCACATCAGAAGACTCAGGAAGTCGAGGTTTTTGATCTGAAGAGACAGCAAGGTATCATGGCATGCTAATCCAGGTCTGAGGGAAatctttcccctccccctccataATAGAGAACGCTCCCAGAGAGCCCTGCCCCTACTGTCATTCTTGTGAAGCCCTAGGCACTGCTGCAAGGCTCAGGATCTCTATTTCTTCCACATGGAGGCATCTCAGGAAGCGAGAGCTTTAATCTGAGCAGGGTTGACTGGGTTCAGCAGATGAAGTCCCAGAGCCAGCCAGGAGTAAATGAAAGGCCTGTGTGTGGGTTGGGAAAATCTCTTTCTCCCCACCAAGAGTGCGGGCGGCGCAGAGCCCCGCTCTTCCCATCAGTCCTAGCAAACCCCAGGTGGGGTGACCGGAAGTGATTTGCCTGGACTTCCGCCTTGGCCAGCGGTGGGCCTCGACACCTTTGCGTGAGAGGTGTGGCCTCCGGTCAAAGGGAGGAGCCCCAGGAGAAAGCAGGTGCGAGGTGAATATCCTGAGTTAGAGCTGCGGAAACCGGCCTCACTCAAGAGCTGAGGCCCCACAGGTCCCCGTGTAGTACTGCTCCCTGCCTGCCCCCGTCCCACCCCAGGGCCCACCGGAGCCATGACTGTTGAGCCCAACGGTCCTTCACTTCCGACTCTGGGTCTAGGGGAATAAAAGTGTTTGTTTGAGACTGGTATATTCAGGTCAGCAGAGGAAAATTTCCCAGATGGAAACAAGGAGGGGACCCGGAGTGAGGACTTGGGGGGTACTTTATATCTCAATGCGGAAGGGACGATAAAGATCCCCACCCCACAGCTGCGGGAGGCCCCGGGAGGCCCCGGGAGGCCCCGGGAAGGTCGGCGAGGCTGCAGGATTGAGGCGCCCCTTACTTTTTATCAGGAGTCTCAGGGAGGGGGAAAACATTGGCTAAGGGTGCGCCTGCCAAGGGTGTGGGCTGAGCTGTCTCTACACTTCCCCCTGACGTGCCTTAGGGAATTTCCAGGTGTCAATGTCAAAGCAGCAGTGGGGAGGGGTACCAAATCCTGCGGACAACTGATAAGATTGTATGTGAACTGAGAGGATCTACACATGCGCGCGcacacgcacacaaacacacacacacacacacacactctgtaCCCTCCATAGCAGGGGTCTTACTGCCTGATTTTTGCTGTCACCTGAATAAGCTCCAATGAGTTTGGCACGCTGCAGCCTAAGACACACAGCAATTACTTCCGCAGGGTCCTCAAGGGACAGGCTGACCAGGAGAACGAGACCTTGAGGGTTCCTAGAGCAGTGACCTCAAGGAAACCTGCACAGCTGGTTTTCAATACAGACCAGGTGATTATCTTCCTGCTGAAGGTGTGCACATCCCCACATCCTTCCTCCTCCAGTGGGCCCACACCCCTGTCCTCCTACCCACATTCCTGCCTGTTGTCCCTTACCAGGTTCATCATGCCTCGTGGTCAGAAGAGTAAAATCCGGGCCCGTGAGAAACGCCGCCAGGCCAAAGGTGAAACCCAGGGTATTGAGGGTGCTCAGCCCACTCCAGCAGAGGAAGAAGAGTccactccttccttctctcctggttttgggGGTACTCTCCAGAGTTCTCCTGCTGCTGGCATTTCCCAGGGGTCTCAGGCAGCCCCATCCCCTTCCACTTCCACTAAAGCTCTTTCTTGCCCAAGATCTGATGATGGTGCCAGGTGCGGAGATGAGAAAAGTCCAAGCTCCTCTCAGGTTGCATGCTATGATGAGAGCTCGCGTAAAGATCCTCTAACCAGGAAGGCGAGTATGTTGGTGGAGTTCCTGATGGAGAAGTATAAATCGAAGGAGCCCATCACCAAGGCAGCCATGCTGAAGATTGTCAACAAGAAGTACCTGAATCTATTTCCTGAGATCCTCAGGAGAGCCACTGAGCGCCTGGAGCTGGTTTTTGGTCTTGAGTTGAAGGAGATAGATCCTAGTGGTCAGTCCTATTCCCTTGTCAGCAAATTAACCCTCACCAGTGAAGGGAGTCTGAGTGGTGAGGATGGCTTGCCAAGGACGGGTCTCCTGATGACCCTCCTGGGGGTGATCTTTATGAAGGGCAACCGTGCCACTGAGGAGGAGATATGGGAATTCCTGAATGCATTAGGGGTTTTTGCTGGGAAGAAGCACTTAATCTTTGGGGAGCCCAGGAAGCTCCTCACCAAAGATTTGGTGGAGGAAAAGTACCTGGAGTACCGCCAGGTGCCCCACAGTGATCCTCCACGCTATGAATTCCTGTGGGGTTCAAGGGCCCATGCTGAAACCACCAAGATGAAAGTCTTGGAGGTTTTGGCCAAGATCAATGATACCGTCCCTAGTTCCTTCCCTGACCTGTATCAAGAAGCTTTGAGGGATGAGCAGGAGAGGGCTGGAGCCAGTCTTACAGGCAGGATTGGCACGATGACCCTGGCCAGGGCACGGCCCAGAGCCTTGGCCAGCGACTTCTCCCACAAGTGAAGCGTGAGGGAGATATTTCAGTGTGGGGTTGAAAAGAGCAGTCAACCTTCTAAGTATTGGAGGGCCAAGGTTGGGCTGGGGGGATCAAAGttaatcttctttattttcatcttctgtaAGAATAATTTGTTGGTTTATCTTTGTTCTTTGTCAGATGTTCTTTTTAATAGAAAGTTTATTTAGCTTTAGAATTTAAGTTTGTGAATGTAATGGATAATACATTTATTGCTATTTATCAgttttaatactgtatgtttttgcgtttgtgaaaaaaaaaatttgaacaacCTGCAATGCTTTTTGTTGTTTCAGAACAGGATAACCTGGCATTGATGTAGggattttcatggaaatgtgaaagGATCCCACAGTAAAATCGTGGAGATCACAAAATGGTGAAAAAAAGAGTAATTCTTAGTCTGccttattcattttattctttgtttgttaaattaaaagatatatatctttttttgccTAACTTATTTAAGGATGTATGAGAAATGAAATCTCAATAAATCTTAATAAATCTTGCTCactgtctcttttattttccaaacttaAATGGAGGAACTGTTCTTTGAAAAGCTTCCTGCTGTTACTGGGAATGGTAAGAAAAAGAAGTCTGACCCACAGCCATAAAATTTTAGTCCTGATGCAGAAGTCATATGGGAAAATTTGAGATATTCTTTAGTAtctgaaagaaaagtaaaaagaatgggTGAAGAGATGGGTGTTTCAGATGAGAATAGTTAAGTGTAAATTCCCTGAAGCAAGGCAATTTGGGGTTGTATGAAACTGAAAGTCCCTGAGGGAGGGCATTTTAAATTAAGCTGGGTGGTGGGTTAAGTGAGGCCGGGGGAGTGGTGGGCCGGAGTCAAATCCTGAGATGGTGTGTCTCAGAGTTGAGAGACAGAACTCCGTAATGGCAAACTGCTCTTAGAAGTGATTTGGGAACTGTAGATAAACTAGGAAGAAACCTCCACCTGGAGCAGGATTGGAAGGTCCCCTTTGCCCTTGTCCCAGTGCACAAATTGGATGCTATATGACATCATCTCCAGGGGGTTTCTTAGATAGTGGAGGTATGTTCCCTTGAAGTGAGATGCTCAGAAGCCACTGGGCTGCCTCTTTTTGCCTGGTCTGGTAGAACCAGAACCCACATcactaaaatttcatttaattaggATGTCTTGAGTGTGATTTGACACACTCTAAGAGAGCCTCAGTTTTGACTGgtgatgaaaagaatgaaaatagggGTCATTTGGATGTGAAGGCAGCAGGAAAGAGGGAAGCTGTGGATCCTCGACCCAAATAGGAGCTTCGATTTGCATTCAGCTGAAGACAGCTCCACACCCCATTAAATAACAGATGCACTAGTCTCTGCCATTCATTAGAGACCCCAATATTTGCCAGTCATCTTGCCAGGTACATTATATACAGTACATATTTTTTCCAAAAGTCCTACAAGATAGGGCTTATCCAATTCCCTCCACAGATCCAATAGCTGGTATGTGACAGATCTGTGACTAGATAGACCCATGGTTAAGTTTGTCTAGACCCCACTCTGTTCCACTCCTTTCAGCCTGAGGCTGACTACTTCTTAATTCCTCTTTCACTACTCCAGCATGTTTTACACAAGGGATAAAAAGGACTCCGTTGACCAAAACACTAAAGAAGGAAGGttaatatgagaaataaaattggGGGGATTGTCTGTGAACTTCATCATCTAGGATTCTGCTGCCCTTAGCCCCAGGGTTTCTTGAGAACTGTCTATGCCCAGAGGCTGGCATTTTGTCCAGCTCCAGCTCTGTCCCATATGCCCACACCCTTCCCCTAGGGCTTGCCTAGTGTACCCTCCTGTCCAAACTGGACCCTAAGCTGCTGGCCAGCTCTTCACTGCCCCCTCCTCTGAAGGATGTGCACTGCTCCCAGGAGAACAGACAGCCCAGCATCACCTGTCCTCGATCTGACTCAGAGCATTCCACCTCCTTGGCAGGCACTTCCTTCACCCTGGAAGCCCTCTGGTAACACAGACCCTTCAACATTGGTCATGGAGATCTAGACCCACTGAGTGACTCCACTacaatctcaaaatattttccttatgggCTGGTAGGTAGTTTGATTTGGCACAGAATCTACTAGCTTGGGAAAATAACCCTGTAGATAGGGAGTGGAATTGAAAACCACCCTGGTATTTGTAGTAGCGTTTTAAAGGTGTGCCTTTTCCACAATAGGCTCCTGATCACATACACCAATGAGTGAATTTATGCAGGCGTTCAATAAGCAAAAACCTCCCTTGTAAGTGAGGGAATGCCATGAAAATCACTGTGTAGTATACATCTACTGAGGCTGAATTCTTGAAAACACCAAGTCCTTCtacaaggtgaaaaaaaaatgaccataatTCCTCTGCCTCTTATCTTAGTCCTGGCCCCAGAAGAAAAccctgatttttttgtgtgtgcctaCTTGAACCAGAAAGAGTTCTGCATGTTCAGCCATGTTGAGTGTAGCAGAGAGTCAGAAAATATATTGCTCCTGTACCAATAGGAAGGAGAACATTCTCATCctactgagatggaaatttagtGCAAAAGTCAGTGCAGAAAGGGACTATTGAGTGAAGATGATAAAGATTCCCTGCTGAGCTTTTAGAGGAACCTTTTGAAAATTCGATGTGGTTCTATATTAGGAAGCTCTTGACAGGTGGTAGGCTCTGAAAAATGTTGCAGAATAGCAAGGCAAATTGAGATTTCTCAGAAACAGGAAATAAAGAGATTTGTTTCCATAACAGATTCTAATACTTGCTCTTTATCTGGCACCAGCTATGTGACAATTGATGGGGGAGAG contains:
- the LOC143670311 gene encoding melanoma-associated antigen B1-like is translated as MPRGQKSKIRAREKRRQAKGETQGIEGAQPTPAEEEESTPSFSPGFGGTLQSSPAAGISQGSQAAPSPSTSTKALSCPRSDDGARCGDEKSPSSSQVACYDESSRKDPLTRKASMLVEFLMEKYKSKEPITKAAMLKIVNKKYLNLFPEILRRATERLELVFGLELKEIDPSGQSYSLVSKLTLTSEGSLSGEDGLPRTGLLMTLLGVIFMKGNRATEEEIWEFLNALGVFAGKKHLIFGEPRKLLTKDLVEEKYLEYRQVPHSDPPRYEFLWGSRAHAETTKMKVLEVLAKINDTVPSSFPDLYQEALRDEQERAGASLTGRIGTMTLARARPRALASDFSHK